The genomic stretch AAATGACGGATCAGGCTTAACAATCGGTTAGCTCCTGCCGGTCTATACAGATTTCGAAGTGATCGAATGGACGCCAGATGACCGAGACAGCAGCCGAAACAGATGAGCCACCCAAGAAAGCCTCGAAATTGCCTTTGATTCTCGGGGTCGTACTGGCTTTGATCGGTGCGGGCGGCGGGTTTTATGCGACATTTTCGGGTTTGTTTCTGGGCAGCGAATCACATGCCGAAGAAGAGGCTAAACCGGAAATCGAAGGGTTGCCGGATGTCGCATTTGTTCCGGTGGAACCGATGGTTGTGTCTCTAATTCCAGGTGCCGGAAATCAACATTTGCGCTTTCGCGCCAACCTAGAAGTGCCCAGCCAGTATCAGGAGGATGTGACCCTGTTGCTACCCCGTGTGGTCGATGTTCTGAACGGCTATCTGCGCGCATTGGAATTGCGCGATCTTCAAAATCCTTCCTCGCTGACCCGCTTGCGCGCCCAGATGCTGCGGCGCATCCAGATCGTCACTGGCGAAGGGCGGGTCAGTGACCTTCTGATAATGGAATTTGTGCTTAATTAAGAGGTGGTTATGGAGCTTATTGCTGATATCTTACTTATCGCGGGAGCGTTGAGCGCCGGATTTTACTGCTTCATCCTCGGGCGGCGTCTCAAGCGGTTTAACAGCCTTGAACAAGGCGTGGGCGGGGCCGTTGCAGTATTGTCGTCGCAGGTTGACGACCTGACCAAAACGATGACCGCCGCACAGGTTACCGCGTCACAATCGGCACAGACTTTGACCGAACTGGCGACCCGGGCCGAGGCCATTTCACGGCAGTTGGAACTGCAAATGGCATCTTTACACGACGTGACCGATACCACTGAGACGCCCCAGCCGTCGGCCAATGGCACGCCCACGGATCTACCGCAGGCCGACACCGCACCTTTGCAACCGTCCGAGCCGATGTTTGTGCGGCATACCACATTGGGAGATCGCGCATGAAACCATTCCTGTCGTCGAAATATTCTGCAAAAGGGTCTGTGCTATTGATTGCGGGTTTGCTGTGTGGATCTGCTGTGCTGCGGATTTTCTCCGGTGCATCTGTTGCCTTGGCAAACGGCGAAATCGTCCCGCGCCCTCTCCCGGAAATTGCACAGATCGATTCAACGGCCATCGACGCGCCTGAAGACACACCAAGCCGATCAGAAATGTCGAGCCTTCTCAAAGCCTTGATCGAGCGCGAAGACCGCGTTGAACAACGCGAGACGCATATAGACGTGCGGGAAAAAGCGCTGGCCGTAGCGCGCGCCGAAATCGAGCGGCGGCTGAAAGTTCTGGAAGAAACAGAAGCGCAGTTGCGCGCAACGTTAAGCCGCGCAGATTCAGCCGCTGAAGATGATGTTGCCCGCCTGACCACAGTCTATGAAAGCATGAAGCCCAAAGATGCAGCCGCATTGTTCGAAGAAATGGAGCCCGAATTCGCTGCAGGGTTCCTTGCACGCATGCGCCCCGATGTGGCTGCCAGTGTCATGGCCGGTCTAAAACCGCAAACCGCTTACACGATCAGTGTGATTCTTGCCGGTCGCAACGCGCGCGCGCCGAAAACCTGAGACACGCTGATCCTTTCTTAACCTGCCTTTGCGACACTACCTCTCAACACAATAGATCGGGAACGGAAATGATTGGTATCATCGGCATTATTACAATTTTTGCCATGGTTTTTGGCGGCTACCTTGCCGCCGGCGGCAAGATGGCGATCATCATTAAATCACTTCCCTTCGAAATGATGATGATTGGTGGCGCCGCCGTGGGCGCTTTCATGATCTCGAACAGCGCCGCCGAAGTGAAACATACGCTGAAGGACATGGGCAAAGTTTTCAAAGGGCCCAAGTGGAAACATCAGGATTATCAGGATCTTTTGTGCCTGCTGTTTGAACTCATCCGGCTGGCCCGCCAAAATCCCGTTGGTATCGAAGAACATATCGAAGCGCCCGAGGACTCGTCCATTTTCTCACGCTATCCCAGGATCATCGCAGATAAGGAAGCGACCGCACTGATTTGCGACACCATGCGGTCCGCGTCGATGAACTACGACGATCCCCACCAGGTCGAAGAGGTTCTGGAAAAGCGGATGGAGGCGAACCTGCACCATGCCATGCACTCCTGCCATGCCTTGCAAACCGTTGCAGACGGTCTGCCAGCGCTCGGAATTGTTGCCGCCGTTCTGGGTGTTATCAAGACCATGGCCTCGATTGACCAACCACCCGAAGTGCTGGGAAAGCTCATTGGCGGCGCCCTTGTGGGTACATTCTTGGGTGTGTTTCTGGCCTATGGCCTGGTCGGCCCCTTTGCCGCCAAGGTAAAGGTCGTGATCGAAGAGGATGCGCATTTCTACCAGCTGATCCGCGAGGTGCTGGTTGCAAACCTGCACAATCATGCCACCAATATTTGCATCGAGGTTGGGCGCCAGAACACACCGTCGCATTGTCGTCCAAGTTTTTCGGATCTGGAAGACGCCCTGAAAGCCGTGAAGCAAAACGCCGCATGATCCGACTGTTTTTCATAGGCCTGCTCTTGTTTTCAAGCGCAGCATATGGGCAGGAAATACAGGTCCGTTCCGGCGATCATGGCAGCTTTACCCGTCTGGTTTTCGACGTCCCATCCGACGAACCCTGGAAAATGACGCAACAGGGCGCGCGCATTTCTCTGTTGTTTCCAAACCACAAGAACGGCTTTGCCACCAGTGCAATTTATGACCGCATTGACAGAAACCGCATCGCTTCCGTGTCCGGAACAGAGTCGGAGTTATCTTTGCAATTGGCCTGTGAATGTACCGTAACGGCATTTTCCAGCGGCCGCGACATGGTTGTGGTGGATGTCGCAGGACCGACGAACGCGGGGGCAAAAACAGAGTTGCCCCCGCTGAGTGCAGTGTATTCCAGGCACGACCCGCACCCCCCTACGTTGGGATTTGGTGCGACATTGACGGCGAAAGTCCTCTCTGTACCGTCCGAAGTCGAAGCGCGTCCTTCCCCTGAAAGGCGTGTCTCCGACCCTACGGAAAACGGCGTCACGCTGCCGTTCATAACACCAGAACCCGCCAGTTCGTTCTCGCCTTTGCCCGCGCCAATCGATTTCGGCAACTCATATGATCATGAAACCCTTGAAGCAGCCCAAGACCAACTCAGTCGTGAAATAGCCGAGGCTGCGACGAAAGGTGTTTTGAAGCCGAATGGTCGCAGGGTGAAATTGCCCGGCATGGAACGGCAACCCCAGATCGACACCTCGGCCTTTGACGACCACGCGCTGCCAAGCGTCGACGGCCCGGTCACCGGCCCACAAGAATCGATGCGCATCACAACCAGCATGGACTTTCAGGCCAATGCCCTGCCCGCTGAGCTGGCAACAACACCCTATGGTCCGGGCTGTATCGACCCCGCATCGGTAAGCGTCGAGGCATGGGCGGATGATCGCCCGATGCCCGCTCAACTCGCCGAGGCACGCGCGCCATTGTTCGGTGAATTCGATGCCTTGAATACCAAGGCGGCGCTGCGGCTAAGCCGTCTTTACCTGCACTATGGTTTTGGCCCCGAAGCCATGCGCATTCTGGACTTGGACCCCGAACTGCGCCGTACAAACAATATCCTTGTTGAGTTGGGTGAAATAATGGAGTTCGGTCACGTCCGCGCACCACAAGTGTTGAAGACCTATGTGGAGTGCGACAGTGCTTTGGCGCTTTGGGCAATCCTGTCATTGCCAAAGGTGCCGACATCGACCGTAATAAACTCCCGCGCGGCATTGCGAAGCCTGAATACCCTGCCCCCTCATTTACGCAATTTCATCGCCCCCGAACTCAGCCAGAGATTGTTGGCCTATGGAGATAAATCCGGGGCTGCCACGGCCTTGCGCAGCGTCGAACGCCTGCCGGGACATCTCTCGGACGATACCAAAATGGCACAGGCCGACCTGGATCTGGCCAAAGAACAATTTGATGCAGCCCAGGGGAAGCTTACCGAAGTCATTGATTCCAATTCAGCCCAATCTGCCCTTGCGCTGATCAAATCAATCGCGTCCCAGATCGCTCAAAACCAACCAATCTCGCAGGAAACCACCCTTTTGGTCGAGGCCTATGCACTGGAGTTTCGCGAGGATGCTTTGGGGCCGGAATTGCGCAAGATGCTTGTATTGTCGCTCGCACGGTCCGGCCAATTCGAAGCGTCCATCGCCGCGATTGATGCGCTTCCTCCCAATCAACAACGAATCGAGCGCGCGACACTGACCAATCATGTGATTGCCGAGGTCACAGAAGCGGGCGAGGATATGACCTTTCTCGATCTGGTCTATGGCCTGCAAGACCGGCAAGCGCTTGCAGTTTCAGACGATACGCGCATCGCAGTGGCGGACAGGTTGGTTTCTTTGGGGTTCGCCAGTGAAGCCAACACGATTATGGCGCAACTCCAGCAAACGACGCCTACCGCTGCTGTTTTGCTACTCAAGGCACGCATCGCCCTGGACATGCAGCAGCCCGGCCTCGCCCAGGCATACTTGCTGGACCTCAAAGGGGACGAAGCTGACAGGCTTATGGCGAGAGCTTTGAAATCAGAAGGGAAACTTTCCGAGGCCAGCGCATTGTTTCGCGCTTCCGGAGATGACGAAGCAGCTCGAACGGCGGCCTTTTTGGCGCAAGATTGGCAAAACCAGGTGGCCGAGGACGCGCCGTTGGTCGGACCGCTTGCCAGACTTACCAATACACCCTTGGCGGCGGATCCCGCGCGCGAAGGCATGTTAGCGCGCAGTGCAGATGCGCTGAGCGAAAGCGCGGCGGCACGCAGCTATATCGGCAGCTTGTTAAATGATCCGGTAGACGGCGACACATCACCGCAAAGCTAAATTCAGAGAGATCTTTGCTTGGTTACTCAAAATAAACCATCGCAGCCCTAACTTTAGACATCTTTATTCCACAGGCGGGGCCGACAGAATGTCGCTGATCACCATTACGTCTTGGCGCGCCTTTTTAGCCATCCTTCTTTGCTTGGCCTGGCTCGGCTCGTCGGCAGGCGCAAACACACAGACCATATGCGACGATGCCGCCGCAAAGGTTGCTGCTGAAAGCGAGGTTCCGCTGCCGGTTCTGCGGGCAATCACCCGCGTGGAAACCGGACGCACCCGCAATGGGATCACCGTGCCCTGGCCGTGGACGGTCAACATGGAGGGGGTCGGGAAATGGTTCGAGACCGAAGATGCGGCGCGCGCCTATGTCTTCAAGCGCTTCAAAAGCGGCGCGCGCAGCTTTGATGTTGGGTGTTTCCAGATCAATTACAAATGGCACGGCCACGCATTTGCGTCGATCGAAGAGATGTTCGATCCGCTTGCAAACACACGTTATGCAGCTCAGTTTCTCAGCGCCTTGCATCTGGAACTTGGTTCCTGGTCCAAAGCTGCGGGCGCTTATCATTCCCGCACCAAAGAGTTTGCCGACAAATATGTAAAACGCTTCGACAGCGTTCACGCGGTGCTCGCCTCCCAAGCGCCCCCCCTCCAGTCCATCCACGCTGGCAACGACGAAACAAACGGCTTCCCGTTGCTGGTTCAAACAGGCCAGGCCGCTCGCCTTGGCTCGCTGGTGCCTCTTGTGCACGGTTCGGATGCGCGTCCTTTTGCGCTGTTTCGCAGGGGGGGATAACCGATGAAAAAAGTTAATCTTATTGCCCTGTTCAACCCCACTGTCCTGCTGGCCGTCACACTTATGGCGATCATTGTAATGATGGTTCTTCCAATGCCTGCCTGGGTGCTCGACATCGGGCTGGCGGCGTCATTCGCGCTTGCGATCCTCATCTTCACCATAACGCTGTTCATCGAGAAACCATTGGATTTCTCTGCCTTTCCCACCATCTTGCTGGCATCTTTAATGCTGCGTCTGTCGCTGAACGTGTCGTCGACCAAACTGATCATCGGTCAGGGTCATACTGGCACAGGGGCCGCCGGGGACGTGATCGAAAGCTTTGCCCAGTTCATCATGGGCGGCAGTGTCTTTCTTGGTTTGGTTGTATTTTGCGTACTGCTGATCGTGAATTTTATGGTCATCACGAAAGGTGCCGCAAGAATGGCCGAAGTCGGGGCGCGCTTTGCTCTTGACGGTATGCCCGGCAAACAGCTGGCCATCGACAGCGATATGAGCGCGGGCGCCATTGACCATCTTGAGGCCAAGGAAAGGCGCGAACGCGAACAACAGGAAACCACATTCTTCGGTTCGCTTGATGGGGCATCAAAATTCGTCAAAGGCGACGCCGTAGCCGGATTGTTGATCACCTTGATGAACCTTGTCGCAGGTCTTGTTATGGGCATTGCCGTTCATGGCATGCCCCTGTCCACAGCTTTTGAAACCTATGCTATTCTTACTGTAGGAGACGGATTGGTCAGCCAGATTCCGGCCGTCATCATTTCGATCGCATCCGCGCTGTTGCTGGCGCGTGGCGGGGCGCAGGGTGCGACCGATCTGGCCGTGTTTGCGCAACTGGGCAAACACCCTGCGGCCTTGGCCACGGTCGCCGTTTTGATGGTGATGTTTGCACTGTTTCCCGGCCTGCCGTTCCTGCCCTTTGTACTCGGGGCAGCGGGGTTGGGAACAGCGGCCTTTGTGATGCACCGCAGGCTGAAATCCGAGGCTGAAATGCCGGAAATCGTTGAAAACGTACCAGATATGCCCCGTGAACGTCCAATGGGTGACATCCTTGAACTGGATGACATCCATGTGGAATTTGCGCCGGATCTGGTCAATATGGTTCTGGACCCCGGCACCGGGCTGGATGCGCGCATCGCCAATATGCGCACGCATGTGGCTTCGGTTTTTGGGGTGATCCTTCCGGAAATCCGGTTGACCGATCACCCGGGCCTGCCCGCAAACACCTATGTGTTGCGCATTCAGGGTGTGGAACAAGCACGCGCAGAACTAAAACCCGATCAGATTCTTGCGCTCAAACCGGAAGAGCCCGTGGCATTGCCTGCAGGTCAGGACACGGTCGAACCTGTCTATGGCGCACCAGCACGGTGGGTCAGCGAGCGTGATCAGGAAAAGGCGTCGATGCTTGGCGCAACATTGGTAACGCCCACCGAGATTCTGGCGACACATTTGCTGGAGATCGTAAAACGCAACTTCTCGCGGTTGCTGACGCTGAAATCACTGCGCAGGCTGCTGACTGAAATGGTCAACATTTCCGACCCGGCACGGGCCGAAGCGAACCGGAAACTGCTGGACGAACTGATCCCCGACAAGGTCCCGATCGACGTCTTGCACGCCGTACTGCGGTTGTTGCTTGATGAACAGGTTTCGATCCGCAACCTGCCCCTGATCCTTGAGGCCACAGCCGAAGCGCGCGGTCAGAACGCCATGCCCGAGGCCATTTGCGAACATGTTCGGCAACGTTTGGGCTTTCAACTGGTCGCGGAAATGCGGCGGGCGGATGGCACCCTGCCGCTGGTTCAACTGGCACCCGAATGGGAGGATACATTTGCCACCTATCAGGTTGATGCCGAACGGGGGCTGGATATTGCCTTGCCGCCCGACCTGTTCAACACGCTGGCAGACAATATGTCCAACAAGCTGGCCGATGCCAGCCGCGATGGCATTTATGCCGCCATCGTCACCAACACCCGGCGTCGACGGTTCCTGCGAACCGTGATGCGTGCCAAGGGGATCAGCAACCCAGTCTTGTCTTTCGAAGAGATTGGCGTTGACGCGCGGCCTGCGTTGGTCGGTGTTGTGGCGGCCTGATGCAGGCGCTGGTGGACATCCTGCGTGACCAGGCCTGGCACGGGTTCGTTGTCTTCTTGCGCGTTGCGGCCATCGCGTCCCTGCTACCGGCATTTGGAGAGGAAACCGTGCCTGCCCGGATCAAACTGGTTGTGGCACTGGCCTTTACCGTAATCGTGGCCCCGGCTGTTCCGCAAACGACGCTCGCGCCCGGAATTCCCGCCCTGTCCCTCCTGGTGCTGAGCGAGGCACTGGCTGGACTTGCTCTTGGCATCGGCATCCGCCTGTTTATCCTTGCCTTGCAAACCGCGGGTGCCATCGCGGCCCAATCAACATCGCTTTCGCAAATTCTGGGCGGTGCCGTGCGTGACCCGTTGGCCGCAATCGGATATGTTCTGATCATCGGCGCTTTGGCTTTGGCCGTGATGGCAGGCCTGCATGTCAAAGTCGCAGAGCTGATCATTTTATCATATGACATCATGCCAATCGGAGCGTTTGCCGGAGCAAGCGACCTTTCGGATTGGGGGCTGGATCAAATCCGGCGCGCCTTTGCTTTGGCGTTTACCCTTGCGGCACCGTTTATTCTGGTTTCAGTACTCTACAACCTTGCGCTTGGGGCGATCAACAAGGCCATGCCGCAATTGATGGTGGCTTTTGTCGGCGCGCCGGTCATCACTGCCGCTGGCCTGATTATCCTGTGCGTCAGCAGTCCGCTGATCCTGACTGTCTGGCTGGATGCGCTTGACAGCTTTTTAGCTGCGCCATTTCGGTCAGTGCCATGAGCGGGCAGGATGACGACACAGAAAAGTCCTTCGATCCGACCCCGCAAAAACTGCAAAAGGCGCGGGAAAAGGGTGAGATTGCGCGGTCACAGGATCTGAACACGGCTGCGGCCTATGCGGGTTTGACGCTGGCACTGTTTATGTCGGGTGCCAGCGTGATTTCGGGATTTGGCACGGCGCTTATGACATTGCTGGATCAAGCAGATGGCTTGGCACCGTTGTTTGTGACCACTGGCAGCAGCCCCTTGATGGCCGGAGTTTTGCGCGATGCAGTTATCGCAATTGTGCCGTTGTTTGCTATTCCGGCTGTCGCCGTGGTGCTGACAATCGCCGCCCAGCGCGGGTTTATTTTTGCACCCTCAAAACTGGAACCGAAACTGTCAAAAATCTCGATCATCAAAAACGCCGGTAACAAATTCGGGCGTAACGGTCTGTTTGAATTTGCAAAAAGCTTTGTGAAGCTTGTGATTTATTCGTTTTGTCTGGGGGTCTTTTTGCGCGCGCGCGCGCCGGAAATGCTCACAGCGGTCAATAGCGGGCCGCGCTCGGTTGTGCTGCTGCTGGCCGAGCTGTGCATTTCGTTTCTATGTGTGGTTGTTCTGGTATCTCTCGTCATCGGCGGCATCGACGCGGTCTGGCAGCATTTTGAACACATCCGCAAGAACCGGATGTCTCGCAAGGATTTGCAAGACGAGAACAAAGATTCCGAAGGCGACCCCCATCTAAAGCAGGCCCGCCGACAACGCGCGCAGACCATCGCGATGACCCAAATGATGGTCGATGTTCCCGATGCAGATGTAGTCATTGTTAATCCGACCCACTACGCCGTGGCGTTGAAATGGTCGCGTAAACCCGGCTCGGCACCAACCTGCGTGGCCAAGGGCGTGGACGAAGTCGCGGCTCGCATACGCGAAATTGCAACCGAACACGGTGTTCCTGTGCATCGCGACCCA from Pseudosulfitobacter sp. DSM 107133 encodes the following:
- the flhA gene encoding flagellar biosynthesis protein FlhA: MKKVNLIALFNPTVLLAVTLMAIIVMMVLPMPAWVLDIGLAASFALAILIFTITLFIEKPLDFSAFPTILLASLMLRLSLNVSSTKLIIGQGHTGTGAAGDVIESFAQFIMGGSVFLGLVVFCVLLIVNFMVITKGAARMAEVGARFALDGMPGKQLAIDSDMSAGAIDHLEAKERREREQQETTFFGSLDGASKFVKGDAVAGLLITLMNLVAGLVMGIAVHGMPLSTAFETYAILTVGDGLVSQIPAVIISIASALLLARGGAQGATDLAVFAQLGKHPAALATVAVLMVMFALFPGLPFLPFVLGAAGLGTAAFVMHRRLKSEAEMPEIVENVPDMPRERPMGDILELDDIHVEFAPDLVNMVLDPGTGLDARIANMRTHVASVFGVILPEIRLTDHPGLPANTYVLRIQGVEQARAELKPDQILALKPEEPVALPAGQDTVEPVYGAPARWVSERDQEKASMLGATLVTPTEILATHLLEIVKRNFSRLLTLKSLRRLLTEMVNISDPARAEANRKLLDELIPDKVPIDVLHAVLRLLLDEQVSIRNLPLILEATAEARGQNAMPEAICEHVRQRLGFQLVAEMRRADGTLPLVQLAPEWEDTFATYQVDAERGLDIALPPDLFNTLADNMSNKLADASRDGIYAAIVTNTRRRRFLRTVMRAKGISNPVLSFEEIGVDARPALVGVVAA
- a CDS encoding flagellar biosynthetic protein FliR codes for the protein MQALVDILRDQAWHGFVVFLRVAAIASLLPAFGEETVPARIKLVVALAFTVIVAPAVPQTTLAPGIPALSLLVLSEALAGLALGIGIRLFILALQTAGAIAAQSTSLSQILGGAVRDPLAAIGYVLIIGALALAVMAGLHVKVAELIILSYDIMPIGAFAGASDLSDWGLDQIRRAFALAFTLAAPFILVSVLYNLALGAINKAMPQLMVAFVGAPVITAAGLIILCVSSPLILTVWLDALDSFLAAPFRSVP
- a CDS encoding flagellar basal body-associated FliL family protein, with the translated sequence MTETAAETDEPPKKASKLPLILGVVLALIGAGGGFYATFSGLFLGSESHAEEEAKPEIEGLPDVAFVPVEPMVVSLIPGAGNQHLRFRANLEVPSQYQEDVTLLLPRVVDVLNGYLRALELRDLQNPSSLTRLRAQMLRRIQIVTGEGRVSDLLIMEFVLN
- the motA gene encoding flagellar motor stator protein MotA; the protein is MIGIIGIITIFAMVFGGYLAAGGKMAIIIKSLPFEMMMIGGAAVGAFMISNSAAEVKHTLKDMGKVFKGPKWKHQDYQDLLCLLFELIRLARQNPVGIEEHIEAPEDSSIFSRYPRIIADKEATALICDTMRSASMNYDDPHQVEEVLEKRMEANLHHAMHSCHALQTVADGLPALGIVAAVLGVIKTMASIDQPPEVLGKLIGGALVGTFLGVFLAYGLVGPFAAKVKVVIEEDAHFYQLIREVLVANLHNHATNICIEVGRQNTPSHCRPSFSDLEDALKAVKQNAA
- a CDS encoding flagellar type III secretion system protein FlhB, which codes for MSGQDDDTEKSFDPTPQKLQKAREKGEIARSQDLNTAAAYAGLTLALFMSGASVISGFGTALMTLLDQADGLAPLFVTTGSSPLMAGVLRDAVIAIVPLFAIPAVAVVLTIAAQRGFIFAPSKLEPKLSKISIIKNAGNKFGRNGLFEFAKSFVKLVIYSFCLGVFLRARAPEMLTAVNSGPRSVVLLLAELCISFLCVVVLVSLVIGGIDAVWQHFEHIRKNRMSRKDLQDENKDSEGDPHLKQARRQRAQTIAMTQMMVDVPDADVVIVNPTHYAVALKWSRKPGSAPTCVAKGVDEVAARIREIATEHGVPVHRDPPTARALFAVTDIGAEIAPDHYQAVAAAIRFAEAMRQRVRTRGF
- a CDS encoding transglycosylase SLT domain-containing protein, with amino-acid sequence MSLITITSWRAFLAILLCLAWLGSSAGANTQTICDDAAAKVAAESEVPLPVLRAITRVETGRTRNGITVPWPWTVNMEGVGKWFETEDAARAYVFKRFKSGARSFDVGCFQINYKWHGHAFASIEEMFDPLANTRYAAQFLSALHLELGSWSKAAGAYHSRTKEFADKYVKRFDSVHAVLASQAPPLQSIHAGNDETNGFPLLVQTGQAARLGSLVPLVHGSDARPFALFRRGG